The Sesamum indicum cultivar Zhongzhi No. 13 linkage group LG6, S_indicum_v1.0, whole genome shotgun sequence genomic interval AATCAGAAACTAGAATGGCATTGGATTTTGCTGGGACTGAAAGGAACACTTATTTCTCTTCCATGTGGAACATTTCTTCACAGTCACACTTACTCTGCTgtttgttgtgtgtgtgtgtgtggctTCCAACGGGAGGAAACAAAAGGgcaggagagagagagtggggAAAAGGgttttctgtttttccttGCCAAGATTTCAAGAATTGTTTTGTTTATGCAAAAGTGTATTAATCGATGAAGAGAGATCTGAGTGTTGTGTCTGACTCTGTCAGGGAATTCTGTGCGAGTGTGATTATAGTGCATACCATGATGATGATAGATGTCTGATTGTTCCTTTCGTACTCATTCTCCTCTCACTTTCATTCTGTACTAAGTTTTCATGAGCACGTGtttccaagaaaaatatattagttagtTGTCTCCTGCTAAGCTTATTTAAGGAATCTTAAAGTATAAAGCcttatttatatgatttcgACCTTATCCACATAAAAACTActcttaatttaattcatattcaCCTAAAGTATCACTTGTGAAAAActttattacaaaatcaaaatagacAATCACTAAACTAAAAATAGCTTGATGATTAGTTCAGACAGTAAGATGTCAAGtgatacttttaaaataaaaataaatcaaagaaagTCTAAAAGGTGTTGGTTGAGTTGAGTTGGGGCCAATCCATAGACCAATCCTCTGTTCCGAGGCCCACATCAGTGTGGCTTTAGAAGAGTCGTGTAGCCCATCTTCTTGCTTGGAGCAGGCCTAACATTCGGGCTACTTGCAGTACCCTCCTGTCCTCTGGACTAGCCCATTGTACCAACACCTATTGCCCCCTGAAGGGCGTTTCCTGGCTGGACAGGTCCGAAGCTTGCTGCGGGGACTTAGGTACTCATGTCCTGATTTCTACTTCTATTATGGGACTTAGGAAGGGGAAAGAAGtacatatttcattaattcatGATTACTTCAGTTTTTGTTACAAAAAGTTCCAAAAGCTTCAATTCTAATAATTGAGTCATGTTTATGCTCCTACGATATAGGAGCTTTTGGAAGTTACTCAATGCTCTCGGGTTCAACACAAATGATCCATTCTTATTAATTgaactaatatataaatttgcattttatgATACCTTGGCGTGCATATGCAGCTGCCAACATATGTTTGGCTCATTTGACTTGTTTCTTCTAGAAATTTCATTAGTACAAGCAACATTATCGCTTCGTTTGCTCAAGAAGGTTTCGGTATAAATACAGTGCAATGTAGAAACTTTCACAtgtgttaatgtaatttttcctacAAAAGAGAAACGAAAGATAGAGATGGCTGTCGGTTGTTGACATTCATCACAGAATGATTTTCCAGGCACATTTCATCCTTCACAGGGAAACTCCTTCAGCTTTTGATGAATCCATGTTGCAATGGTCAAAAAGGCTAATCCAGACGACGGAGGAGGTATTCGACTTGAACAGATTTTGTTAAAGGGATCACCCACTCTccataaaatttagaaactaTTGACGGATCAACCTTGTAATCCCCGTTGctatcattttctttcagatCCACGTCCTGTCCAAATATCATTGCTTTCTTTTCCACCCTCTTCTTGATCATCTCTTCAACACTTTCAAACgtcaataatttcatcaaagcTTCCCTGTCCTGCTAGAACTCAAGTTAATCAATGACAGGAAATGTTTGCCATGCAAATGTTGAAGGTCTTATTGGTGAAGTATATATACCTTAGCACGTATGGCTAGGGTATAGTCTTCAGGAGCATCCCTGAATTTAACTTCCGCCACGAATTTTCCAAAGTGAATCCTTCTGGAGAGAGCCTGACAGGAGAAAGTTTGAGCTTAGTGTAACGGTCAACAGAAGTTGCGTTTCAACAACGTTGAAGAACTCGAGCATGAAAAGGAGGAAAGATGAAGAACAAACTAAAGAATGAGAACCAACTCTTCTACCTGCAAACAGTTCAGATCACTGGCTGCAGTGGCTGCATAGTTCCCATCGTCTCCATCGGCAACAATCAGAGGAAGCAATGTCTTGAGGTACAGATTCagtattttctcatttatgtTAATGCAAGCTCCTGGAGGATGCAAAACCTGAATTTGAAATCAGTCCTACATGTACAAATCTATATCTGGTCTTGAAACTTGCTTTGCAATATTCTCAACCATGGACATTTATTCTTACCGGTGTATGGTCAGGAGGCGGCAGCAGCGGAGACGGTAAGTTATCCGGGAAAAAGGCATTCTCCTCCGGAGACGTATAACGACCGGCCTATAAACAAAACCAGACACAAAAATTTACCTGAATGATTCAAAACATCTTTCTTGATGCATATGATATGAGTTCCACTgataaaaaaagcaaaatatcTCCATAATCTCTTTGGATTGATCTGATCGATCGATGAATCAAAACCTGATCTATGAATGATATGAATGGTGGCAAGAACTCCTTTCATCGACCCCTATTATTGAACAGAGTTAGTGAAATTCAATCCAAGATACAAAGATTCCAAAACTCCAACTTCATCATGTCCCAAGATAACATTTGttcacatttaatatatataaattctcattaaaaatatatttgatttgacccataatttaatataaaatacagtttcattaactaataaaaacgaATTCTCACTTcacacaaaaatcaataaagccaATCAGAATCGGGTACTGCAGTCtcatcattataatatatacatatataacaaCAAATGAGTAGTGCTGTCCACACACCAATCCACATACGTAAAGACACACGTATTCTCATTCTCATCcaacaacattaaaaaattacaagtgaAGACCCAGACTATAATTTCTACACGGGTACGGTGGCTACATACACACACAGTTACAGACATATGCACATACGCAAGCATCAAGATTACCCTaattaaaacacacacacagatgGACATGTTTGGAATTTTGGttttctatgtatatatacacttcATATATAAGATTAGACACATAGGTATCGCATCTTCTTATGTACGGATGTTGATACTGCATGTTGTTATTACATATACAGAGGATTAATTGAGGCGAAAAGATGAACACATACCTTGGCTTGAAGAGCTTCGGATTCCTGTATGAAGAAGTGAAACAAGGAAGCAGATAATTCAGCAGGGGGGTCCTTATTAATCTTATCATCGTCATCGTACAAGGCAGAATTGATGGGGTATCTGGCTCTCTCTATCAGGCTGAAGATAATGCTGTCTTCTTGCCTCACCAAACTCTTTCTCAGCGATTCAAGATTCAACAAGCTGTCGAGATAAGTGCTGCCTTGCTGCGCCATTACAACTGCAGATGAATTAGAAGACGATGGAAAATGTCTGAAAACAGACAAGCGATAGTTTATCCCTTTTGAGAACCCACTCCCAAAATTGAAACTAAGGATTGTTTGAGACAGTGGGTAAGGAAGAAGGGTGGATCTGAAGTAAACTAGGAAAGTAAAGTTGTTGTGCGTAGTGTG includes:
- the LOC105164857 gene encoding chorismate mutase 2 encodes the protein MAQQGSTYLDSLLNLESLRKSLVRQEDSIIFSLIERARYPINSALYDDDDKINKDPPAELSASLFHFFIQESEALQAKAGRYTSPEENAFFPDNLPSPLLPPPDHTPVLHPPGACININEKILNLYLKTLLPLIVADGDDGNYAATAASDLNCLQALSRRIHFGKFVAEVKFRDAPEDYTLAIRAKDREALMKLLTFESVEEMIKKRVEKKAMIFGQDVDLKENDSNGDYKVDPSIVSKFYGEWVIPLTKSVQVEYLLRRLD